A segment of the Gammaproteobacteria bacterium genome:
TCTGAATAACTGTATTGGATGCCACGCGGGGATGGATCCAATGGCTCAAGCCTTCGCCTATTACGATTACCAATACGATTCCGACAATGACCCGAATGGCGACAATGGGCGTTTGGTGTACAACGCTGAAGGCATGCTTGACCCGATCACCGGTTCTCGCGTGCAAGCCAAATACCACATCAATGCCAACAACTTTAAACCAGGTTACGTCACCCCGAACGATCACTGGGACAATTATTGGCGACAAGGGCCGAATCAGCGGTTGGGCTGGTCAGCCTCACTCCCAGGAAGTGGTGACGGCGCCAAATCACTCGGCCAAGAACTCGCCAACAGCGAAGCCTTCGCACAATGCCAAGTGAAAAAGGTTTTTCAGGCGATGTGTCTGCGTCCGCCTCAGGATGCTTCCGACAGAACCGAGGTTGCCAATCTAGTGGCGACGTTCAAATCCTCTGGTTACGACCTGAAACAGGTGTTTGCCGGAGCGGCTGTTTACTGCATGGGTGAGTAGGGGGATACCATGAGCGCATTCATCAATATAACTCACCGCTGGCGTCAAATTGCTTACGCCGCAGTCGTTGGAAGTTTTGTCCTGATGCTGGGTGCCTGTACTGGTGACAGCACGTCGGTTGAAGCCTTGCCCAATACCAATACAGGCACAGGTGACGTCCCCAATTACAGCGGCCCACCCCCGAAAACGGATGACGTACAGCGCTTCAAAATTAATGTATGGGATAACCTAGTGCCCGAAAACCGGTGTGGTAGCTGTCACATCGAAGGAGGCCAGGCGCCAATGTTTGTGCGCCGTGACGACATCAATCTCGCCTACGCCGAAGCAAACACCGTTGTCAACCTGGCCGACCCAGGCGCATCACGCATGGTGCAAAAGGTCGCCGGTGGACACAATTGTTGGCTGAGCAGTGCCCAAGCGTGTGCGGATATTATTCAGGGTTACATTGAAGACTGGGCAGGTGGCGCGCTAGGCGGCCAAGGCAAAACGATCAAATTGGTGCCGCCACCCATCAAAGACCCGGGGGCCAGTCGTAACTTCCCAAGTGACAGCACCGCATTCGGCACAACCATCTATCCTTTGCTCAAGCAATATTGTGCTGGCTGCCATTCAGAGGATGCCGCCACACCGCAGTCGCCATATTTCGCCTCAGCCGACGTGGACGCCGCCTATTTAGCCGCGCAAGCCAAGATCAATCTCGACAACCCGGCGGACTCACGTTTTGTTGTCCGGTTGCGGACAGAATTCCATAACTGTTGGAGCGATTGTGCTGCGGACTCGCAAGCGATGGAAGACGCCATTGTCCAGTTTGCCAACGGCATCCCGCTGACACAGATTGATCCATCCCTTATCACAAGTAAGGCTTTACTCTTGACCGATGGCATCCTTGCCAATACAGGCGGTCGCCATGAAAACAACGTCATCGCCAAATGGGAATTCAAAACCGGTCAAGGCACGACGGCATTTGATACCAGTGGGGTGGATCCTGCCATTGACCTGACGCTGATGGGTGACGTCAGTTGGGTTGGTGGCTGGGGTATCCAAATCAGGGACGGTCGAGCCCAAGGCACTACGGCCGCCAGTAAGAAACTCTATGACTTGTTGACAGCCACGGGCGAGTACAGCATTGAAGCGTGGGTCGCGCCGGCGAATGTCACGCAAGAAGGCCCGGCCAGAATTATTAGTTATTCTGGCGGAACCACCGTGCGAAACTTTACCGTTGGCCAAACACTCTACAACTACGATTTCCTCAACCGAAGCTCCAATACCAATGCCAACGGTGAACCAGCACTATCTACCCCTGATAACCTCGAGGTGTTACAAGCTGCCTTACAACACGTCGTGGTTAACTTTGATCCGGTGAACGGTCGCACCATCTATGTCAATGGTGAAAAAATCGATGTTCCGGATCCGGCGCCCGGTGGCACGCTCAGCGACTGGGACGATACATTCGCCTTCGTGCTTGGCAATGAGGTGTCCGGGGATCGATTGTGGCAAGGTATCATTCGATTTGTCGCCATCCACAATCATCCACTGACGCCGCAGCAAATTCGCGACAACTATAAAGTTGGCGTCGGAGAGCGTTTTTGGCTGCTATTCTCGGTGTCGCATCTGGTCAACATTCCCGATGCTTATGTTGTCTTCGAAGTCAGTCAGTTTGATGACTACAGTTACCTGTTTAACAAACCATTCTTCATCAGCCTAAATAGCGAGGCCAACGTCGATGGGCTGGTCATCAAAGGTTTACGAATCGGCCTGAATGGTCGCGAAGTGGCCGTTGGACAAGCCTACGCAAACCTTGATGTCACCATAACGAACAGTCAGTACTCGACCGCGGAGGGACAATCGCTATCGTCGCTTGGTACCGTCATCCCACTTGAAAAAGGCCCGGCGGGCGATGAGTTTTTCCTCACCTTTGACCAAATTGGCAACCGGACTTACGCAAGAACGGAACCACCTGTACCGCCGGCTCCACCCGCTGCAGATATCGGCCCGTTCCCAGACATCGGTTTACGAACCTTCGAAGAAATCAGTGCCTCGATGTCGGTCATCACCGGCGTCAGCCAAAACCATCCGGATGTTGTCGCGACCTACGAAAATGTCAAACAAGCGCTGCCAACGAAAGAAGACATCATGACCTTCAGTTCCGCGCACCAGATGGCCATCACCCAATTGGGCATCGAATATTGTAATGCGCTGGTCGAGGATGCCGGCCTTCGCACGGCCCTCTTTGGCAGCGCCTTTGATTTTAACGAGTCAGACATGGCCGTCGCTTTTTCAGCCGCGCGTCGCGACATGATCCTCGATCCTTTACTGGCTCGTGTCATGAATGCCGACCCGAATGGAAATCCGGTGAACCTAGGCACCCAACCGGATTTGGCCACAGTCAAAACCGAACTCAATGCCCTGATCGATAGGTTGATCACCTGTGGCAACAGCTGTCCGGCTGACAGAACCAAGACAGTGGTCAAAGCGGTGTGTGCCGCCGCGATCAGTAATGCCACCTTATTGTTGCAATAGCCGAGGTCCACAATGAGCAGAAAAAAACGCGCACTACCATTGGATGCTCCCATCAAGCATCCCGATCACGCTCGCCCCACAACCCGTCGGGAATTTATTGCTCAGGGCTTCGCCACAGGGGCGGCCACCATTGTCGGTGGCTCAATATTCAGCCTGTTTGCCAATCCAAGACAGGCCATGGCGGCCTTATCCCCTGATCTTGAGGCACTCAAGCAAAAGTGCGGCATTGCA
Coding sequences within it:
- a CDS encoding general secretion pathway protein GspF, with product MSRKKRALPLDAPIKHPDHARPTTRREFIAQGFATGAATIVGGSIFSLFANPRQAMAALSPDLEALKQKCGIATQGAGKIPFICFDLSGGANIAGSNVLVGKQGGQLDFLSTAGYNKLGLPGDMIPPIANPQTG
- a CDS encoding LamG domain-containing protein — encoded protein: MSAFINITHRWRQIAYAAVVGSFVLMLGACTGDSTSVEALPNTNTGTGDVPNYSGPPPKTDDVQRFKINVWDNLVPENRCGSCHIEGGQAPMFVRRDDINLAYAEANTVVNLADPGASRMVQKVAGGHNCWLSSAQACADIIQGYIEDWAGGALGGQGKTIKLVPPPIKDPGASRNFPSDSTAFGTTIYPLLKQYCAGCHSEDAATPQSPYFASADVDAAYLAAQAKINLDNPADSRFVVRLRTEFHNCWSDCAADSQAMEDAIVQFANGIPLTQIDPSLITSKALLLTDGILANTGGRHENNVIAKWEFKTGQGTTAFDTSGVDPAIDLTLMGDVSWVGGWGIQIRDGRAQGTTAASKKLYDLLTATGEYSIEAWVAPANVTQEGPARIISYSGGTTVRNFTVGQTLYNYDFLNRSSNTNANGEPALSTPDNLEVLQAALQHVVVNFDPVNGRTIYVNGEKIDVPDPAPGGTLSDWDDTFAFVLGNEVSGDRLWQGIIRFVAIHNHPLTPQQIRDNYKVGVGERFWLLFSVSHLVNIPDAYVVFEVSQFDDYSYLFNKPFFISLNSEANVDGLVIKGLRIGLNGREVAVGQAYANLDVTITNSQYSTAEGQSLSSLGTVIPLEKGPAGDEFFLTFDQIGNRTYARTEPPVPPAPPAADIGPFPDIGLRTFEEISASMSVITGVSQNHPDVVATYENVKQALPTKEDIMTFSSAHQMAITQLGIEYCNALVEDAGLRTALFGSAFDFNESDMAVAFSAARRDMILDPLLARVMNADPNGNPVNLGTQPDLATVKTELNALIDRLITCGNSCPADRTKTVVKAVCAAAISNATLLLQ